Proteins encoded in a region of the Pseudothermotoga elfii DSM 9442 = NBRC 107921 genome:
- the nuoE gene encoding NADH-quinone oxidoreductase subunit NuoE, protein MIDREKVCALIKEVSSQSLEERDILINILHRIQDHFGNYIPPEAAEIVAEELNVPPSKVYEVLTFYTMFSTKPLGRYVIRVCVNLPCHVTGGREIVKAIQEMLNVKFGETTEDGLFTLETTSCLGLCGVAPVIMINDQYYGDLTVKKIREIIESLRQGGEKQ, encoded by the coding sequence ATGATTGATCGTGAGAAGGTGTGCGCGCTTATCAAAGAGGTTAGCTCTCAGTCTCTTGAAGAAAGAGATATACTCATTAACATATTGCATCGAATTCAGGATCATTTTGGAAATTACATACCCCCGGAAGCAGCTGAAATAGTTGCTGAAGAGCTCAATGTTCCACCATCTAAGGTTTATGAAGTTCTGACTTTTTACACAATGTTCTCTACGAAGCCACTTGGAAGGTATGTCATAAGAGTGTGTGTCAATTTACCATGCCATGTCACGGGAGGAAGGGAAATTGTTAAAGCAATTCAAGAGATGCTCAATGTGAAATTTGGTGAAACAACGGAAGATGGACTGTTCACGCTTGAAACTACAAGTTGTTTAGGCCTATGTGGCGTGGCTCCTGTTATCATGATAAATGATCAATATTATGGTGATCTTACTGTCAAAAAAATCAGAGAAATTATCGAAAGCCTTCGCCAGGGTGGTGAGAAACAATGA